Proteins encoded in a region of the Pirellulaceae bacterium genome:
- a CDS encoding PEP-CTERM sorting domain-containing protein has protein sequence MRTLFTTAMLFAVTTTANADIMSLGGTLGGTIQGLFTPVGGRVIYEPDTGEVVGARMSYDGYFRTCKFDDANGWVNPLTGEFYLEIGFHDPYKRCSWTDPENPLLQAYMNSEGYYQQAWRGGDPGTTTVHWRYVTFSVPEPSSITLMALAGLFLLRFRRP, from the coding sequence CGCTATTCACGACTGCGATGCTCTTCGCTGTCACAACCACTGCCAACGCCGACATAATGTCGTTGGGCGGAACACTGGGCGGAACAATTCAAGGATTATTCACTCCGGTAGGCGGCAGGGTTATCTACGAGCCTGACACCGGGGAAGTCGTTGGTGCTCGGATGTCCTACGATGGCTATTTCCGAACGTGCAAGTTTGATGACGCAAACGGTTGGGTAAATCCGCTGACAGGCGAGTTCTATTTAGAAATCGGCTTCCACGATCCGTACAAGAGGTGCTCGTGGACCGATCCGGAGAACCCACTGCTCCAGGCATACATGAACAGTGAGGGATACTACCAGCAAGCCTGGAGGGGCGGGGATCCCGGAACAACCACCGTCCATTGGCGTTACGTCACATTCTCAGTCCCGGAGCCGTCAAGCATTACGTTGATGGCACTCGCTGGGCTGTTCTTGCTCCGTTTCAGAAGGCCCTGA